From a single Kryptolebias marmoratus isolate JLee-2015 linkage group LG6, ASM164957v2, whole genome shotgun sequence genomic region:
- the LOC108247868 gene encoding trace amine-associated receptor 13c-like, with amino-acid sequence METQDGVELCFPHLLNSSCRKPRFHWSETVFVNTVLSFISLITAALNLLVILSVSHFRQLHTPTNILLLSLAVSDFLVGLLSMPAELFRRYSCWVLGDTLCSVYIYVASIIVSSSIGNIVLISIDRYVAICDPLHYPTKISVSKAKVCVCLCWIISAFYRILFVKDELIQPGRSNSCTGECAFSTNSIAGFFDIILNLIAPVSVIVVLYMRVFMVAVSQARAMRSHITAVTVQLSKDITKKSELKAARTLGVLVIVFLISYCPYYCYSLVQVNVTSTSYASFLFFLFYFNSCLNPLIYALFYPWFRKAIKHIVSLQILQPGSCEANIL; translated from the exons ATGGAAACCCAGGATGGAGTGGAACTTTGTTTCCCACATCTCCTCAACAGCTCCTGCAGGAAACCAAGATTTCATTGGTCGGAAACTGTGTTTGTTAACACTGTGTTGTCCTTCATCTCTCTGATCACTGCAGCTCTCAACCTGCTCGTCATCCTCTCAGTCTCCCATTTCAG GCAGCTCCACACACCCAcaaacatcctcctcctctctctggctGTCTCAGATTTCCTCGTTGGCCTCCTGTCGATGCCGGCAGAACTTTTTAGAAGATATAGCTGTTGGGTCTTGGGAGACACTCTGTGctctgtttatatttatgtgGCTAGTATCATTGTCTCTTCTTCAATTGGAAACATTGTTCTCATATCAATTGACCGCTATGTGGCTATTTGTGACCCTCTGCATTATCCCACCAAAATAAGTGTATCAAAAGccaaagtttgtgtttgtctgtgttggaTAATAAGTGCTTTTTACaggattttgtttgtaaaagatGAGCTTATTCAGCCAGGCAGGAGTAATTCCTGCACTGGAGAATGTGCATTTAGCACCAACTCCATTGCAGGATTTTTTGACATCATTTTGAACTTAATTGCCCCAGTTTCTGTCATAGTAGTTCTGTACATGAGAGTGTTTATGGTGGCTGTGTCTCAGGCTCGTGCCATGCGGTCTCACATTACAGCTGTCACAGTCCAACTTTCAAAGGATATAACCAAGAAATCTGAATTAAAAGCAGCCAGGACACTTGGTGTTCTTGTTATCGTGTTTCTAATATCTTACTGTCCATATTACTGTTACTCTCTTGTTCAAGTTAATGTTACCAGTACATCTTatgcatcatttttgtttttcctcttttattttaactcctgTCTAAACCCATTAATCTATGCTCTGTTTTACCCCTGGTTCAGAAAAGCCATTAAACACATTGTCTCTTTGCAGATACTGCAGCCTGGCTCCTGTGAGGCCAACATACTGTAG